The genomic segment GTCGCTTTTGACTTCGTATGGGCGCGGCTTCCAGCCGCGCCGTCAGTCGCTGGCCTCAATCAGCGGCTTTAGCCGCTGAGGGACGGGATCCAGATTGAACGAGCCGACGGCGGACGAGAACGGGAACTGTTCGGCTCGCTCGCACAAATGGGCCCGCACCGGGTTCATTCGTAAGTACTCACGATGCCTCGCAAAATCATTCCAATCGCGGATGCGGTGGTCCGTATAGCCTCGCTGCCAGATCTCCCACTGGATCCCGATCTCGTGCTTCGCACGATACGAGAAGCCGCCTTTGATCAGCTGCATCGTGCGTTCGATCGTTTCAGCAGGAGTAACGATCGCATGTAGGTGATTTGGCATGACGACGAAGTCGTGCACGAGAAAACGCTCTTCGCCACGATAGTGGTACAGAACATCGATCAGCAGCTTTGCGCAACGCTCCGACTGAAGCAGCATCCGGCCTTCTGCGGCCTTCGTAGTGACAAAGTACGTCCCGAAATTGTCCGCGCGACGTGGGCGCATGCTTTCCCTCGGCGGCTAAAGCCGCCCTCTAGGGCAGCACTGTACGGCGCGGCTGGAAGCCGCGCCCTTACGAAATCGATTCTGTTCTGAAATCAGAACAGACCGATTCGTGTGACGGTTAGTCGGCCTTCACTTTCCGCTTAGCCCACCAGCTCAGGGCCGTGGAGACGACGAAGATAGAACCCACGAAGATCCAAAGGAAGTACTCACGCGCGACGGAGGGAACTGCTAGCGAGAGGACCACGAAGACAAGCACGATCAACACAATCGCCACGGCTGCGCCCTTCGCGAGCGCGATAGCAGCCTCCCGTTTCACGCCGGCTCTTCTTTGAAGAACTGCGCCATGTGCCGGAACTTGTCGTAGCGCTTCGTCAGCAGCTCGTTCGTCGGCAGGTCCTTGATCTGGTTGTAATGTTCGAGCAGGCTCTGATCGAGCAGCGCGGCGGCCGCGTCGTGGTCGGCGTGCGCGCCCTCCGGCGGCTCCGGCACGATGCCGTCCACGCAGCCCAGCTGCGTCAGGTCGCTGGCGGTGATCTTCAGCGCTTCGGCGGCCACGTCCTTCTTGCTGGGGTCGCGCCACATGATGGAGGCGCAGCCTTCCGGCGAGATCACCGAGTACACCGCGTTCTCCATCATCAGGACTTTGTCGGCCACGGCGATAGCCAGCGCGCCGCCGGAGCCGCCTTCCCCCGTCACCACCGTCACGATGGGCACCTTCAGCCGCGCCATCTCGCGCAGGTTGCGCGCGATGGCCTCGGCCTGGCCGCGCTCCTCGGCGCCGAGGCCGGGGTAGGCGCCCGGCGTGTCGATGAACGTGAACACCGGCCGCTTGAACTTTTCCGCCATCTTCATCGCGCGCAGCGCCTTGCGATAGCCCTCGGGATTCGGCATGCCGAAATTCCGGTACACCTTCTGCTTGGTGTCGCGCGCTTTCTGGTGGCCGATGACCATCACTTCGTGGCCGTGGAAGTGCGCCATGCCGCAGACGATGGCGGGATCGTCGGCGTACGCGCGGTCGCCGTGAATCTCGCTCCAGTCGGTGAAGATGCGCTCCACGTAGTCGAGCGTGTAGGGGCGCTGCGGATGCCGCGCCAGCTCGGTCTTCTGCCACGCTTCGTACTGCGCGTGGATCTGGCGGCGGAGCTGCTCCACCTGCCCGTGCAGCGCGGAGAGGCGCTGCTTGGCTTCCTGGTTGTCGCCCGCGGCGGCTTCCAGTTGCGAGATGTGGCGTTCGATGTTCTCGAGCTCGCGCTCGGCTTTCGTCGACATGCGTAAGGGGGAGAGCTAGTCGATCACCCGGACCGCGCCGCGCCCGCACAGCTCTTCCACGCGCGTGATGAAGTACCGGTCCGGCAGGACATTATAGCCTTCGGCCTCCATCACCACCATGAACTCGCCCGCGCGCTCCACGTCGAACAGCACCTTGGCCTCGCCCTTGCGCTCGGTGCACAGCGAGTGCAGCGCGTCGATGGTCTGCTCAGTCGCGGTCTCCAGCGGCACCCGGATGCGCAGCGAACGCGGTAGCTTCGGCTTGGCGTCTTCCAGCGTCCGGATGTCGGAGATCAGCAGCTTCGGGTTCGCGCCCTCTTCCACGCGCACCCCGCCGCGCACCAGGACCGGCACGTCGAGCTTCAGCTTGTCGCCCAGGCGGCGGTAGGCCTCCGGGAACACCACCGACTCGACCGCGCCGACCATGTCCTCGAGCATGCACTGCGCGTACAGGTCGCCCTTCTTCGACTTCGCGACCCGCACGCCCGTGAGGATGCCGCCGGTCGTGATCTCTTCCTTGCCGGTCGACGACTTCATCGCCAGGATGGCGTCGGTGTCGATGGCGGAGAAGTCCGCGAGCTTGTCGCGATACTTCTCCAGCGGGTGCCCGCTGACGAAGAACCCGAGCATCTCCTTCTCGCCCTGCAGACGCTGGTGCTCGTCCCAGTCGGGGACGTTGGGGAGCTTGTCATTGTCGGCCGGCTCGGCCTGCTGGTCGGCAAAGACGCCGAACAGCCCGTGCTGGCCGCTCTCGGCGTCGCGCTGCGACTTCTGCGCGCGCTCGATGGCCTTGTCGATCACCGCCATGAGCTGCGCGCGCGTGCCCAGCGCATCCATCGCGCCGCTCTTGATCAGCGACTCCAGCACGCGCTTGTTGAGCAGCCGCAGGTCCACCTTCTCGCAGAACTGGTAGATGCTCTTGAAGCCGCCCAGCTCCTGGCGCGCCGCGACGATGGAATCGATCGCCGTCCGGCCCACGTTCTTCACCGCCGCCAGGCCGAAGCGGGTGGCGTCGCCGTGGGGGGTGAAGTTCGCGTCCGAGTGGTTGATGTCGGGGGGCTC from the Terriglobales bacterium genome contains:
- a CDS encoding transposase, which codes for MRPRRADNFGTYFVTTKAAEGRMLLQSERCAKLLIDVLYHYRGEERFLVHDFVVMPNHLHAIVTPAETIERTMQLIKGGFSYRAKHEIGIQWEIWQRGYTDHRIRDWNDFARHREYLRMNPVRAHLCERAEQFPFSSAVGSFNLDPVPQRLKPLIEASD
- a CDS encoding acetyl-CoA carboxylase carboxyltransferase subunit alpha, whose translation is MSTKAERELENIERHISQLEAAAGDNQEAKQRLSALHGQVEQLRRQIHAQYEAWQKTELARHPQRPYTLDYVERIFTDWSEIHGDRAYADDPAIVCGMAHFHGHEVMVIGHQKARDTKQKVYRNFGMPNPEGYRKALRAMKMAEKFKRPVFTFIDTPGAYPGLGAEERGQAEAIARNLREMARLKVPIVTVVTGEGGSGGALAIAVADKVLMMENAVYSVISPEGCASIMWRDPSKKDVAAEALKITASDLTQLGCVDGIVPEPPEGAHADHDAAAALLDQSLLEHYNQIKDLPTNELLTKRYDKFRHMAQFFKEEPA